From Plasmodium brasilianum strain Bolivian I chromosome 7, whole genome shotgun sequence, the proteins below share one genomic window:
- a CDS encoding hypothetical protein (conserved Plasmodium protein) has protein sequence MTDKICHKLINENIKTLCHMSLRNEDNYEKKNRSFNNNMNMTCSSKCEELCNNINDRLHKIKDIVHLRSAKPNAVLIETLIYIKEFIKEIEKYIEVFNNVIYEENRAYAYVEDIFHSLDKQNQNIQKIYHICSQNIVITKNNSELVLQKPQSYSSLSAKFIKNLLNVCEGNENENKNKNDSNNESQNESQLEHQIEGQNELLNESQNENKNISIDECSNENYIN, from the coding sequence atgacagATAAAATATGCCACAAATTGatcaatgaaaatattaaaacgtTATGTCACATGAGTTTAAGAAATGAAGATAActatgaaaagaaaaatagaagctttaataataacatgaaCATGACTTGTTCTTCTAAATGTGAAGAATTATGTAATAACATAAATGACAGACTGCATAAAATCAAAGATATAGTACACCTCAGATCGGCAAAGCCAAATGCAGTTTTAATTGAAACTTTGATCtatattaaagaatttataaaagaaatagaaaaatatatagaagtttttaataatgttatatatgaaGAGAACAGagcatatgcatatgttgAGGATATTTTCCACTCTTTGGATAAACAAAATCagaatattcaaaaaatttatcatatatgcagtcaaaatattgtaattacaaaaaataatagtgaACTGGTTTTACAAAAACCGCAAAGCTATTCTTCTCTCTCAgctaaatttattaaaaatttgttaaatgTATGTGAGGGAaacgaaaatgaaaataaaaacaaaaatgacaGTAATAATGAGAGTCAAAATGAAAGCCAATTGGAGCATCAAATCGAAGGCCAGAATGAACTACTTAATGAAAgccaaaatgaaaataaaaacataagcATAGATGAATGTTCCAATGAAAActacataaattaa